A genome region from Labilibaculum antarcticum includes the following:
- a CDS encoding ABC transporter ATP-binding protein, whose translation MLEKSPAVISIQNLEKSYQNGRQANKVLKGINIEIQPGQIIGYIGPNGAGKSTTVKILCGLLPDFEGDITILGYDLRTQPIEIKKRIGYIPENAALYDTLTPREYLQFVGELHGMAHDDINQKIGKLLNLFEMKAHADERLNSFSKGMRQKILIISGLIHNPAIIFMDEPLSGLDANSVIIVKEILTQLARDGKTIFYSSHIMDVVEKISDRIILIDNGNIVADGSFADLNSKDHTGSLEKLFTELTGTSGHSKKAEEIIHVFEN comes from the coding sequence ATGCTGGAAAAATCACCTGCAGTTATCTCCATTCAGAATTTAGAGAAAAGCTACCAAAATGGCAGACAAGCAAATAAAGTATTAAAAGGAATTAACATTGAAATTCAGCCGGGCCAAATTATTGGCTACATAGGACCTAATGGTGCTGGGAAATCAACGACAGTTAAAATACTATGCGGCTTACTGCCTGATTTCGAAGGCGATATTACGATTCTCGGATACGACTTAAGAACGCAGCCAATCGAAATTAAAAAGCGAATTGGCTACATTCCCGAAAATGCAGCTTTGTATGACACATTAACACCGAGAGAATATCTTCAGTTTGTAGGCGAATTGCACGGAATGGCTCATGATGACATCAATCAAAAAATTGGGAAGCTGCTGAATTTATTTGAGATGAAAGCCCATGCCGATGAACGCCTCAACTCCTTCTCGAAAGGAATGCGGCAAAAAATATTAATCATTTCAGGTTTAATTCACAATCCTGCTATCATTTTTATGGATGAACCCTTATCGGGATTAGATGCCAACTCGGTAATTATTGTAAAAGAAATTCTCACACAATTGGCCAGAGACGGTAAAACCATTTTCTACAGTTCGCACATTATGGATGTAGTCGAGAAAATATCCGACAGGATTATTCTAATTGACAATGGAAATATTGTGGCCGATGGCAGTTTTGCAGACTTGAATTCAAAAGATCATACCGGATCCTTAGAAAAACTATTCACCGAGCTTACGGGAACTTCGGGTCACAGCAAAAAAGCAGAAGAGATTATTCATGTATTTGAGAACTAA